One Silene latifolia isolate original U9 population chromosome 4, ASM4854445v1, whole genome shotgun sequence DNA segment encodes these proteins:
- the LOC141653193 gene encoding LOB domain-containing protein 27-like, giving the protein MTLKGGTSQACAACKYQRRKCTPECPLAPYFPPDQPEMFQNVHKLFGVKKIQKLLSALHPSHQTEAMSSIIYEANVRDRFPVTGSLGVIHRLQNEIRKFEEELYAVHAMLAMYRQQQDQQHIPSDVPMIPDIETASQLQLGMAVGPSPKEEEPSFCLQNGTVSEQHNPDTGIPVTQDYSFSGSNSPYNSNYLDTKVLLNSMWIQNPGNNDKNDGESDRLVPIQSQLITSQEPGHQQEDFHKYDDMGHYFETIDDRQSYINTSLEYDELDTTQCHEQVAENELKNAAACFSLTSVN; this is encoded by the exons ATGACCCTGAAAGGCGGGACTAGCCAAGCGTGTGCTGCCTGCAAATATCAAAGGAGGAAATGCACACCTGAGTGTCCTCTGGCACCTTACTTTCCTCCTGATCAGCCTGAGATGTTCCAAAATGTTCATAAACTTTTCGGCGTCAAGAAAATCCAGAAACTTTTATCAGCGCTTCACCCGAGTCACCAGACCGAGGCGATGAGCTCCATTATCTATGAGGCTAATGTCCGGGACAGGTTCCCTGTGACGGGTTCTCTTGGGGTGATTCATAGGTTACAGAATGAAATTCGGAAATTTGAGGAAGAACTTTATGCTGTTCATGCAATGCTTGCCATGTACCGGCAACAGCAAGATCAACAGCATATTCCGTCTGATGTTCCTATGATTCCTGATATTGAGACCGCTTCACAGTTACAGTTAGGGATGGCAGTCGGACCCTCACCTAAAGAAGAAGAGCCTTCTTTCTGCCTTCAGAATGGAACAGTTTCTGAACAACATAACCCGGATACTGGCATCCCAGTCACCCAGGATTATTCGTTTTCAGGTAGTAATAGTCCTTACAATTCCAATTATCTGGACACCAAAGTACTGCTGAATTCAATGTGGATTCAAAACCCGGGAAACAATGATAAAAATGACGGTGAGAGCGACCGACTAGTGCCTATACAGTCACAGCTGATCACCTCACAGGAGCCAGGGCATCAACAAGAAGATTTCCATAAGTATGATGACATGGGTCATTATTTTGAAACAATTGATGACAGACAATCATACATTAATACAAG CCTCGAATATGATGAACTGGATACGACACAATGCCACGAACAAGTTGCAGAGAATGAATTGAAGAATGCAGCTGCATGCTTCAGCCTTACCAGTGTCAACTAA
- the LOC141651203 gene encoding uncharacterized protein LOC141651203, protein MGKAYNLLRTHYPDQSCARAIKSNSILPKHKIIASIALEHKLATLDKVSARGMIMINRCVLCKNAQETHDHLLLSCPFSQDIWLSLKRWMGLGNAVEDFHTEIDRIQHRRYAGSWQKRQAQCTFAATVYSIWMERNSRVFSTRQLEPAAIVQKIKFTVALRMLEKFKTKTPSDLVESLNAS, encoded by the coding sequence ATGGGGAAGGCCTATAATCTCTTGAGAACTCATTACCCTGATCAATCCTGTGCACGAGCTATCAAGAGTAATTCTATCCTTCCCAAGCATAAGATCATAGCTAGCATTGCTTTAGAACATAAATTGGCTACCTTGGACAAGGTATCAGCTAGAGGTATGATCATGATTAACCGTTGTGTCCTGTGTAAGAATGCTCAAGAGACACACGACCACCTGTTACTATCCTGTCCTTTTTCTCAAGACATCTGGCTATCATTGAAAAGATGGATGGGATTGGGGAATGCAGTAGAGGACTTCCACACTGAGATAGACAGGATTCAACATAGAAGATATGCAGGCTCTTGGCAGAAGCGCCAAGCTCAATGTACTTTTGCAGCTACCGTTTACAGCATTTGGATGGAAAGGAATTCTCGAGTTTTTTCCACTAGACAGCTGGAACCTGCGGCCATTGTTCAAAAGATCAAGTTTACAGTGGCATTAAGGATGTTGGAGAAATTCAAAACCAAGACACCTAGTGATTTAGTTGAGAGTCTAAATGCCTCTTAG